A window of the Lactuca sativa cultivar Salinas chromosome 5, Lsat_Salinas_v11, whole genome shotgun sequence genome harbors these coding sequences:
- the LOC111897976 gene encoding uncharacterized protein LOC111897976, with protein sequence MDRSWMYSAPRCSEPFINGVQFFLNFAFERSNVNGKILCHCARCLNMYYRGRGDILDHLICFGFRSEYLVWVYHGEGSTTTSSGIVHNAEEDLFDHDMYEMLNDVFQPEIDVTRVETHEATLNSGQEVENEGRIFDNIVKEVEEKLYPSCKYNKLSSIVHLYHIKCLNGWSNKSFSMLLEFLKDLLPEGNLLPKTTPQVKKIMAKLGLGYEKIHSCPNGCMLFWEEKEKDECCSICGSSRWKVSQDNSENGTIPPKKKASKILRWFPLKPRLQRLFMSSKTASLMKWHHVERVEDGKIRHPADALAWKDFDKKFPEFASDPRNVRLTLASDGFNPFRTMNVSHSIWPVFLIPYNLPPWLVMKQPNFILSLIIPGPRAPGNKIDMYMQPLIKELKELWDVGVETFDASTKQNFQLKASVLSTISDFPGYANLSGWSTKGALACPLCGFDTDSKWLTHGKKYCYMYHRRWLPTNHHWRRDTKSFVGREELRVAPKPSSGEEVLQQLDGTEFLAEKVDGGPWKKKSHGKKSKDNYETRLDLKQLGIRKELHPKKRPRSDTTFMPRACYQMNRDEKGLFLKILKLIKPPDEFSSNISRCVQLNEKKLVGMKSYDHHMLMQEYLPIALRGTLPDHVSSTIIELSDFFRIICYKDLTEVDLQYLESKVSVTLCKLEKIFPPSFFTIMVHLVIHLVRDVKLGGPVAFRWMYPIERYLLTLKSYVHNRAHPEGSIAEGYLAQECVTFCSRYLSGVETIFTTPIRNDDEGDQNEIEESNNLFPGRPLGRKKNSRVARMEEQGDQKVTDEIKWLARGPLRVVQKYSGYLVKGYRFHTRKREELLRTQNSGVAVMVEGANYSSSRDRRLVEGVNNYYGKLTDIIELNYSGMIRVVLFKCEWVDINRGCKKDGNVTLVNFSYKTHTGVNLIDDPFVLASQADKVFYSMDPKHIGWEIVRHVKLRDVFDMGGAYDDIFDVPNLHRVGDDGIDVTPEMIIANENIDVIDDEENNSD encoded by the exons ATGGATAGATCTTGGATGTATTCTGCACCAAGATGTAGTGAACCTTTTATAAATGGGGTTCAATTTTTCTTAAATTTTGCATTTGAGAGATCAAATGTTAACGGAAAGATATTATGCCATTGTGCACGTTGCCTGAATATGTATTATCGTGGAAGGggagatattttggatcacctCATATGTTTCGGGTTTCGTTCAGAATACTTGGTATGGGTGTATCATGGGGAAGGCTCAACAACTACATCATCTGGTATAGTACATAATGCAGAGGAAGATCTATTTGACCATGACATGTATGAAATGTTGAATGATGTATTTCAACCCGAGATCGACGTAACTAGAGTAGAGACACACGAGGCTACCTTGAATAGTGGTCAAGAGGTGGAAAATGAAGGAAGAATATTTGATAATATAGTTAAGGAAGTTGAAGAGAAGTTATATCCGAGTTGCAAATACAACAAGTTATCTAGCATAGTGCATCTGTACCATATAAAGTGTCTTAATGGATGGAGCAACAAATCATTCTCTATGTTGTTGGAGTTTTTAAAAGATTTGTTACCTGAAGGAAATTTGTTACCAAAGACCACCCCACAAGTGAAAAAAATAATGGCTAAACTGGGATTAGGATATGAAAAAATCCATTCATGTCCTAACGGTTGCATGTTATTTTGGGAAGAGAAGGAGAAAGATGAATGTTGTTCTATTTGTGGATCATCGAGATGGAAAGTGTCTCAAGataattcagaaaatggaacgaTTCCACCTAAGAAGAAGGCATCAAAAATATTACGGTGGTTTCCTTTGAAGCCTAGACTTCAGAGATTGTTCATGTCATCGAAGACAGCTAGCCTAATGAAGTGGCACCATGTAGAACGTGTGGAAGATGGAAAGATTCGACATCCGGCTGATGCACTAGCCTGGAAAGATTTTGATAAAAAATTTCCAGAATTTGCTAGTGATCCCCGCAATGTTCGTTTAACTCTAGCAAGTGATGGTTTTAACCCATTCAGGACAATGAACGTGTCGCATAGTATTTGGCCAGTTTTTCTTATTCCCTACAACTTGCCACCATGGTTGGTTATGAAACAACCTAATTTCATTCTCTCCTTAATTATTCCCGGTCCAAGAGCTCCCGGAAACAAGATAGATATGTATATGCAGCCTTTGATAAAAGAATTGAAGGAGTTGTGGGATGTTGGAGTTGAGACATTTGATGCCTCAACTAAACAAAACTTTCAATTAAAGGCATCAGTTCTCTCTACTATATCCGACTTTCCCGGTTATGCCAATTTATCTGGGTGGAGCACCAAAGGAGCACTTGCATGTCCATTATGTGGTTTTGATACTGATTCTAAATGGCTAACCCATGGAAAAAAGTATTGTTACATGTATCATAGAAGATGGCTTCCAACTAACCATCATTGGCGTAGAGACACTAAATCCTTTGTTGGAAGAGAGGAATTACGAGTTGCCCCAAAACCTTCTTCCGGAGAGGAGGTTCTCCAACAGTTAGATGGTACAGAATTTCTTGCTGAAAAAGTAGATGGTGGTCCATGgaaaaagaaaa GTCATGGAAAAAAGTCAAAAGATAACTATGAAACACGACTTGATCTAAAACAATTGGGTATAAGAAAGGAATTGCATCCCAAAAAGCGACCTCGAAGTGATACTACTTTCATGCCAAGGGCATGTTATCAAATGAATCGGGATGAGAAGGGATTGTTCTTAAAAATATTAAAGCTAATTAAGCCTCCTGATGAATTTTCATCCAATATCTCTCGATGTGTGCAATTGAATGAGAAGAAATTAGTTGGGATGAAAAGTTATGATCACCATATGTTGATGCAAGAATACTTGCCCATTGCATTACGAGGTACTTTGCCAGACCATGTAAGCTCCACTATAATAGAGTTGAGCGATTTTTTTAGGATCATTTGCTACAAAGACTTAACCGAAGTTGATCTCCAATATCTCGAATCAAAAGTTTCCGTCACTTTATGCAAATTGGAAAAGATTTTTCCTCCTTCATTCTTTACTATAATGGTGCATTTGGTGATCCACTTAGTTAGAGATGTTAAGTTAGGAGGTCCAGTTGCTTTTCGATGGATGTACCCTATAGAGAG GTACCTTCTAACACTTAAGTCCTACGTTCATAATAGAGCTCATCCTGAAGGTTCAATTGCTGAAGGCTATTTAGCTCAAGAATGTGTAACATTTTGCTCTAGATATCTCTCAGGAGTAGAAACCATATTTACTACACCAATTAGAAATGATGATGAAGGTGATCAAAATGAGATTGAAGAATCTAACAATCTTTTCCCAGGTCGCCCATTGGGACGTAAAAAGAATTCTAGG GTTGCACGCATGGAAGAGCAAGGAGATCAAAAAGTAACTGACGAAATAAAATGGCTTGCACGTGGTCCACTTAGAGTTGTGCAAAAATACTCAGGATACCTAGTTAAAGGTTATCGATTTCATACAAGAAAACGAGAGGAACTTCTACGAACTCAAAACAGTGGTGTGGCTGTTATGGTAGAAGGTGCAAATTATTCCAGTAGTCGAGATAGAAGGCTAGTCGAAGGCGTGAATAACTactatggaaaattaactgacaTTATTGAATTAAACTACTCTGGAATGATACGAGTTGTTTTATTCAAATGTGAGTGGGTTGACATCAACAGAGGTTGCAAGAAAGATGGCAATGTAACATTGGTCAACTTCTCATATAAGACACATACCGGTGTTAACTTGATTGATGATCCCTTTGTTTTGGCATCACAGGCCGACAAGGTGTTCTACTCCATGGATCCTAAACATATAGGTTGGGAGATTGTGCGACATGTAAAGCTTAGAGATGTATTTGACATGGGAGGTGCTTATGATGACATATTTGATGTACCTAACTTGCATAGGGTTGGCGATGATGGCATAGATGTTACACCTGAAATGATAATAGCTAATGAAAACATAGATGTCATAGATGATGAAGAAAATAACAGTGACTAG